In Brachypodium distachyon strain Bd21 chromosome 2, Brachypodium_distachyon_v3.0, whole genome shotgun sequence, one genomic interval encodes:
- the LOC112270724 gene encoding uncharacterized protein LOC112270724, giving the protein MRLLLFYFTVEVRESLTPDGFTLAFGSVNLRLRSGFGDNFLLMPGRSTVKLFDKWESQWFFLRASRTRLQHTGDLPRHSGVGGLKEAPHPGEPRSTDLWKVIKIKEVSAERSFCDLMEEIVMAGRFMMRSRPRSELGIPRAFRPPQFVIAPTFSEERAARWAVQQIGPYGVLEHRGYETKISGGGCHNIIAKCFGKMWPWTRETGLRLRSDSLVELSTGASGAGVPVFSIGRERLEVEAPTSGARVAVPEVPEGEPSTQARDGELPTTEDGVRDPLVTLELVRGLVEALVEGTPQDSGGGAFRRFGRGDFQVYSCLERVGFGEGAAREAVEAELSRVSAELAAMETKARLVEEHQADEIAKTRRVEEDLVVANLDREHARAEAASLKVELAAASDGPMLAPRARLLRIVVPRWFRFYLLRPPRFGRR; this is encoded by the exons atgaGGTTGCTGCTGTTCTATttcaccgtggaggtgagaGAGTCGCTCACTCCTGACGGCTTTACCCTCGCCTTTGGTTCagtgaacctgaggcttcgttcCGGCTTTGGAGACAACTTTCTGCTCATGCCGGGGAGGAGCACGGTGAAGTTGTTTGAcaagtgggagtcccagtGGTTTTTCCTTCGGGCTTCGAGGACACGTCTTCAACACACGGGTGATCTTCCTCGACACTCGGGGGTTGGAGGCCTCAAGGAGGCGCCTCACCCTGGCGAGCCTCGGTCAACTGACCTTTGGAAGGTGatcaagatcaaggaggtgtccgccgagaggagctttTGTGACCTTATGGAGGAGATTGTGATGGCAgggcgcttcatgatgaggagccgTCCGAGGTCCGAGCTTGGGATTCCACGGGCTTTCCGTCCTCCGCAGTTCGTCATCGCGC CGACGttttccgaggagagggcggcgcggtgggCCGTGCAGCAGATAGGTCCGTACGGCGTGCTGGAGCACCGTGGctacgagaccaagatcagcgGCGGGGGATGTCACAACATCATCGCGAAGTGCTTCGGAAAGATG TGGCCTTGGACTCGCGAGACAGGGCTTCGGCTACGGAGCGACTcgttggtggagttgtcgaccggagccagcGGTGCGGGTGTCCCGGTGTTCTCCATCGGTCGCGAGCGTCTCGAGGTGGAGGCTCCTACCTCGG GTGCGAGGGTCGCGGTTCCTGAGGTTCCCGAGGGCGAGCCCTCGACTCAAGCGAGGGACGGAGAGCTTCCGACGACCGAGGATGGGGTGAGAGACCCTCtcgtgacactggagctg gtgaggggtttggttGAGGCCCTGGTCGAGGGCACTcctcaagactcaggtgggggcgctttccgccgctttggacgtggagattTCCAAGTCTACTcttgccttgagcgagttggcttcggagagggtgcggcacgcgaggccgtggaggctgagctttcccgcgtttcggcggagcttgcggccATGGAGACCAAGGCTCGGCTCGTTGAGGAGCATCAGGCGGACGAGATTGCGAAGACTcgtcgagttgaggaggacttggtggtggccaaccttgatagggagcacgctcgagcggaggccgcttccctcaaggtggagttggctgcagcgagtgacggcccgatgctcgctcctcgtgctcgcctCCTCCGGATTGTCGTcccgaggtggtttcgcttttacttgctcaggccaccgagattcgggagacgatga
- the LOC100840205 gene encoding uncharacterized protein LOC100840205: MLSAVRRRLLSLHIRYLTATFSTTTSHAAGPTVSYLTSTCGLSPAAAARAAGSIRLASPGQADAVLDLLRRYGFSDADISTTVGALPIILVSDPAKTLQPKLDFLASVGITTPLLPKLISISPNLLHRSIQGHLAPLFESLREVLGSDARVVAALRQMPFVLRCNPRTTLSLALPALRDVHGMSPEDVSKLAALEPGIILQGPERMDEIVRAVKNAGVEPGQPMFVYIFAIVSKMKIPTLERKIALYQSLGFEKNHVTSILRRHPGAIGMSEEKIKKNVGFLIGKAGLSLEDIVAYPYMLVRNFESLSRRCAVLALLRREGKPEGYHRVPSVLVATMKRFLEVYVRRHQNEVPDVVLAIDSKILFEGFNLLEEPHLLGKKSIHEKHRVLGIGRSAFSRFDMKYSSKELQTTDRADGMYNLNTGCITTELRNALSISCYAFLLSKSKHMAYSITAVITSPCDPAITCVPKLIQERPSLFAGDNCAERIFKQAAVDTNGDRCGTPMLSAGYTKPLDRSARSFPRPESRSPMLSAVRRRIRHLTAAFSTSRAADATVSYLISACYLSPAAAARAADTIHLASPGFTTQGNAVLDLLRRYGFSEAHISATVRKFPKILVSDAAKTLQPKLDFLASVGITAPLLPKLISLNPALLHRSIQGHLAPLFESLREVLGSDARVLTAIRQMPFVLRCAPKTTLSLALPALRDVHGLSPEDVSKLVAFHPGVILLVPERVDEIVRAVKSTTGVQPGHPKFVCIFAILSKMKTPIIESKIALYQSLGFEKDIVTAMLRRYPLSLAISKEKIIENVEFLVIKAGLSLEDIVSYPSLLTHSIETHSKKCAVLTLLRREGEPEGHHRVAVVLKATAKRFLEVYVRRHQDKIPDVALAMDGKIPFKGFNVLKKPEEEPLMSSASVR, translated from the exons ATGCTgtccgccgtccgccgccgcctcctctccctccatATCCGCTACCTCACCGCGAccttctccaccaccacctcccaCGCTGCCGGCCCCACAGTGTCCTACCTGACATCCACCTGCGGTCtctccccggccgccgccgcccgcgccgcgggCTCCATCCGCCTTGCCTCCCCGGGACAGGCCGACGCCGtcctcgacctcctccgccggtACGGCTTCTCCGACGCCGACATATCCACCACCGTCGGCGCGTTACCCATCATCCTCGTCTCCGACCCCGCCAAGACGCTCCAGCCTAAGCTCGACTTCCTTGCCTCCGTCGGCATCACCACGCCGCTCCTACCCAAGCTAATCTCGATCAGCCCCAACCTCCTCCACCGCAGCATACAGGGCCACCTCGCCCCGCTCTTCGAGTCCCTCCGCGAGGTTCTCGGCTCCGATGCCCGCGTCGTCGCTGCGCTTCGCCAGATGCCGTTCGTTCTACGTTGCAACCCAAGGACGACCCTCAGCCTCGCGCTCCCGGCGCTTCGAGATGTCCACGGTATGTCCCCGGAGGACGTCTCCAAGCTAGCCGCCCTCGAGCCGGGCATCATCCTGCAGGGCCCAGAGCGCATGGATGAGATTGTCCGGGCCGTGAAGAACGCCGGCGTCGAGCCGGGCCAGCCCATGTTCGTTTACATATTTGCCATCGTTTCCAAGATGAAGATCCCAACATTGGAGAGGAAGATTGCACTCTACCAGAGCCTCGGTTTCGAAAAAAACCATGTCACCTCAATCCTGCGCCGACACCCGGGCGCCATTGGGATGTCGGAGGAGAAGATAAAGAAAAACGTTGGGTTCTTGATCGGCAAGGCGGGGCTGAGCCTAGAAGATATTGTGGCCTATCCCTACATGCTCGTAAGGAACTTCGAGAGCCTTTCCAGGAGGTGCGCGGTCCTGGCCTTGCTGAGGAGGGAAGGGAAACCAGAGGGGTATCATCGGGTGCCTTCTGTGCTCGTGGCCACCATGAAACGGTTCTTGGAGGTGTACGTCCGGCGGCATCAGAACGAGGTCCCTGATGTCGTCCTGGCAATCGACAGCAAGATCCTGTTCGAGGGTTTCAATTTGTTGGAGGAACCACATctgctggggaagaagagcaTC CATGAAAAGCACAGGGTTCTTGGGATTGGCAGGTCTGCCTTTAGCAGATTTGACATGAAATATTCCTCTAAG GAGCTACAAACTACTGACCGTGCAGATGGCATGTACAACTTGAATACTGGGTGCATCACTACAGAACTCAGGAATGCCCTCTCTATTTCCTGCTACGCATTTCTTCTGAGCAAGAGCAAGCACATGGCATACTCAATCACTGCTGTTATCACAAGCCCGTGTGATCCTGCCATCACTTGTGTGCCCAAACTCATCCAGGAACGACCATCCTTGTTTGCCGGGGACAATTGTGCTGAG CGCATTTTCAAACAAGCGGCCGTAGACACCAATGGAGACAGATGTGGTACTCCAATGCTGTCCGCCGGTTACACCAAACCCCTCGACCGCAGTGCACGGTCTTTCCCCCGTCCCGAGTCTCGTTCCCCAATGCTgtccgccgtccgccgccgcatccgccACCTCACCGCAGCCTTCTCCACCTCCCGCGCTGCCGACGCCACGGTGTCCTACCTGATATCCGCATGCTATCtctccccggccgccgccgcccgcgccgcggaCACCATCCACCTTGCCTCCCCGGGCTTCACCACGCAGGGCAACGCGGtcctcgacctcctccgccggtACGGCTTCTCCGAAGCCCACATATCCGCCACCGTCCGCAAGTTCCCCAAAATCCTCGTCTCCGACGCCGCCAAGACGCTCCAGCCCAAGCTTGATTTCCTCGCCTCCGTCGGCATCACCGCGCCGCTCCTACCCAAGCTCATCTCCCTCAACCCCGCCCTACTCCACCGCAGCATCCAGGGCCACCTCGCCCCGCTCTTCGAGTCCCTCCGCGAGGTCCTCGGCTCCGATGCCCGCGTCCTCACCGCGATTCGCCAGATGCCCTTCGTTCTCCGCTGCGCCCCCAAGACCACCCTCAGCCTCGCGCTCCCCGCGCTCCGCGATGTCCACGGTTTGTCCCCGGAGGACGTCTCCAAGCTAGTCGCCTTCCATCCTGGCGTCATCCTGCTCGTCCCTGAACGCGTGGACGAGATCGTCCGGGCCGTAAAGAGTACCACTGGCGTCCAGCCGGGTCACCCCAAGTTCGTCTGCATCTTTGCCATCCTTTCCAAGATGAAGACACCAATAATTGAGAGCAAGATTGCACTCTACCAGAGCCTCGGTTTTGAAAAGGACATAGTCACCGCTATGCTGCGACGGTACCCATTGTCGCTAGCAATCTCCAAAGAGAAGATAATTGAAAACGTTGAGTTCTTGGTCATCAAGGCAGGGCTGAGCCTGGAAGATATCGTGTCCTACCCATCTTTGCTCACTCATAGCATCGAGACCCATTCTAAGAAGTGTGCGGTGCTCACCTTGTTGAGGAGGGAAGGGGAGCCAGAGGGGCATCATCGGGTGGCCGTGGTGCTCAAGGCTACCGCGAAACGGTTCTTGGAGGTGTACGTTAGGAGGCACCAGGACAAGATCCCTGATGTCGCCTTGGCTATGGACGGCAAGATCCCGTTCAAGGGCTTCAATGTGTTGAAGAAACCGGAAGAAGAACCTCTGATGTCATCAGCCTCTGTTCGTTAG